A portion of the Parasedimentitalea marina genome contains these proteins:
- a CDS encoding Hsp20 family protein, with product MSKLTLGSYPHMLGFEQLERLLERSAKSGNEGYPPYNIEQTSDFSYRITLAVAGFAEKDLAITIEDRQLVIRGRQGEDSEGRVFLHRGIAARQFQRMFVLADGVEVGDAIMENGLLHVDLTRSRPETVVQTINIRKSE from the coding sequence GTGTCAAAACTCACTCTGGGCTCTTACCCACATATGCTGGGGTTCGAGCAGCTGGAACGTCTGCTAGAGCGTTCGGCCAAATCGGGTAACGAGGGTTATCCCCCCTATAACATCGAACAAACGTCGGATTTCTCCTACCGGATTACTTTGGCTGTGGCCGGGTTTGCGGAAAAGGATCTGGCCATTACCATCGAGGATCGACAGCTGGTGATCCGCGGACGGCAAGGTGAAGACAGCGAAGGACGGGTATTTTTGCACCGCGGCATTGCCGCGCGTCAGTTTCAGCGCATGTTTGTATTGGCAGACGGTGTCGAAGTTGGAGATGCTATTATGGAAAACGGTTTGCTTCACGTAGACCTAACCCGCTCGCGCCCGGAAACCGTGGTTCAGACCATCAATATCAGAAAGAGTGAATGA
- a CDS encoding YdcH family protein yields MNAPTDISMKTDDVLKVELEVFRRQHRDLDEAIHALQDKGTGDQLTLRRLKKQKLWLKDIIAQIEDRLLPDILA; encoded by the coding sequence ATGAACGCCCCTACTGATATTTCTATGAAAACCGATGATGTGCTGAAGGTGGAACTCGAAGTGTTCCGCCGCCAGCACCGTGACTTGGATGAGGCTATTCACGCCCTGCAAGACAAGGGCACCGGCGATCAGCTAACGCTCCGCCGTCTGAAAAAGCAAAAGCTGTGGCTTAAGGATATCATCGCCCAAATCGAAGATCGCCTGTTGCCAGATATACTTGCCTGA
- the purE gene encoding 5-(carboxyamino)imidazole ribonucleotide mutase, whose translation MADIKVGIIMGSQSDWPTMKEAANILDELGIAYEAKIVSAHRTPDRLWSYGKSAADRGLQVIIAGAGGAAHLPGMVASKTRVPVVGIPVQTRALSGVDSLYSIVQMPKGFPVATMAIGAAGAANGALMAAGILALQDTALAERLDAWRAALSASIPEEPVDD comes from the coding sequence ATGGCCGACATCAAAGTGGGTATCATCATGGGCAGCCAGTCGGACTGGCCCACCATGAAAGAAGCCGCCAATATTCTGGATGAGCTGGGCATTGCTTATGAGGCCAAGATAGTCTCGGCTCATCGCACACCCGACAGGCTGTGGAGCTATGGCAAGTCTGCCGCTGACCGTGGCTTGCAGGTTATCATCGCCGGCGCTGGCGGTGCTGCGCATTTGCCAGGCATGGTGGCCTCCAAGACCCGCGTTCCAGTGGTCGGCATTCCGGTTCAAACCCGTGCTCTGTCCGGAGTTGATTCACTGTATTCCATCGTTCAGATGCCCAAGGGATTCCCCGTTGCCACAATGGCAATCGGTGCTGCTGGCGCGGCCAATGGCGCCTTGATGGCCGCTGGCATCCTCGCATTGCAAGACACAGCTCTGGCCGAACGGCTCGATGCCTGGCGCGCCGCCCTGTCGGCCTCGATCCCTGAGGAGCCAGTAGATGACTGA
- a CDS encoding 5-(carboxyamino)imidazole ribonucleotide synthase yields MTDALKPGATIGILGGGQLGRMLSVAASRLGFVTHIYEPGANPPAGQVADRVTTAGYDDAEALTAFAASVDVITYEFENIPTAALDILESQLPIRPGREALRISQDRLTEKNFLQGLGLTTAPFADITDQASLNAALADIGAPAILKTRRFGYDGKGQARIKTPDDAPQALADMAGAPALLEGFISFSHEVSVIAARGLQGDVACYDPGENVHTDGILATTTVPAKLSASQRMDAVLLAARILTELDYVGVLGVELFVTPQGLVVNEIAPRVHNSGHWTQNGCSVDQFEQHIRAVVGWPLGDGQRHSDVVMENLIGADMDRLPDLAKEVDCAIHLYGKADTKPGRKMGHVNRIVRNKA; encoded by the coding sequence ATGACTGATGCCCTGAAACCCGGTGCCACCATCGGCATTCTTGGCGGTGGCCAGTTGGGCCGGATGCTGTCGGTTGCTGCCTCTCGCCTGGGCTTTGTCACCCATATCTATGAACCCGGCGCCAATCCGCCCGCTGGTCAGGTGGCCGACCGTGTGACCACGGCAGGCTATGACGACGCCGAGGCGTTGACGGCCTTTGCGGCCTCGGTTGATGTGATCACTTATGAGTTTGAGAACATTCCAACCGCCGCGCTGGATATTCTGGAAAGCCAGCTTCCAATCCGCCCCGGCCGCGAGGCCCTGCGGATCAGTCAAGACCGGCTGACCGAGAAGAATTTTCTGCAAGGTCTCGGCCTGACCACAGCACCCTTTGCCGATATCACCGATCAGGCCAGTCTAAACGCAGCACTGGCGGATATCGGCGCCCCGGCGATCCTGAAAACCCGCCGCTTTGGCTATGACGGCAAGGGACAGGCACGGATCAAGACCCCTGATGATGCCCCACAGGCATTAGCTGACATGGCCGGAGCCCCTGCTCTGCTTGAAGGTTTCATCAGCTTCAGCCACGAGGTATCAGTCATTGCTGCGCGCGGATTGCAGGGCGATGTCGCCTGCTATGATCCCGGTGAGAACGTCCACACTGACGGCATTCTGGCCACCACAACCGTTCCAGCCAAACTCTCCGCCTCTCAGCGCATGGATGCGGTCCTACTGGCGGCACGTATCCTGACCGAGCTGGACTATGTTGGCGTCTTAGGGGTCGAGCTGTTTGTCACGCCTCAGGGCCTTGTGGTGAATGAGATTGCGCCACGGGTTCACAACTCCGGTCATTGGACCCAGAACGGCTGCAGCGTGGATCAATTTGAACAGCACATCCGGGCTGTCGTCGGCTGGCCGCTGGGCGATGGTCAACGTCACAGTGATGTGGTGATGGAAAATCTGATCGGCGCCGACATGGATCGCCTGCCGGATCTGGCAAAAGAGGTCGATTGCGCCATTCATCTATATGGCAAAGCTGACACCAAACCTGGCCGTAAGATGGGCCACGTAAACCGGATCGTTCGCAACAAGGCATAA
- a CDS encoding esterase/lipase family protein — MRNCKSCLLAIALVLLPLSPARADSGECVILLHGLARTETSFAVMEQVFKARDYKVVVPGYPSTDLPIPELADLTLPKAVAECGDRPVNFVTHSMGGILLRYWLQDNRPRQLGRTVMLGPPNHGSELVDELGDWEVFGLLNGPAGMQLGTGPDGVPERLPAVDFPLGVIAGNRSISPVFSNLIDGPDDGKVSVKSTMIEGMVGHLTLPVTHTFMMNNSKVIVQTLHFIEFGSFNETMSWIGSVHAIIEEVCDGLGCGNDETGDETETR, encoded by the coding sequence ATGAGAAACTGTAAATCGTGCCTTCTGGCTATCGCCTTGGTTCTGCTGCCACTGTCTCCGGCCCGCGCCGACAGTGGTGAATGTGTGATCCTGCTACATGGGCTGGCCCGCACCGAAACGTCGTTTGCAGTGATGGAGCAGGTCTTCAAAGCACGGGACTACAAGGTGGTGGTGCCAGGCTACCCATCGACAGATCTGCCGATCCCGGAGCTGGCGGATCTGACGTTGCCGAAAGCGGTGGCAGAATGTGGCGACAGGCCGGTCAATTTTGTTACCCATTCAATGGGCGGCATTTTGTTGCGCTATTGGCTGCAGGACAACCGGCCCAGGCAGTTGGGCCGCACGGTTATGCTTGGCCCACCCAACCACGGCAGTGAACTGGTGGACGAGTTGGGCGATTGGGAAGTGTTTGGCCTGCTGAACGGTCCGGCGGGCATGCAGCTGGGTACGGGTCCTGACGGGGTGCCTGAGCGCTTGCCGGCGGTGGATTTTCCCTTGGGTGTGATTGCAGGCAATCGCAGCATCAGCCCGGTTTTTTCCAATCTGATTGACGGCCCGGATGATGGCAAGGTCTCGGTCAAATCCACCATGATCGAGGGCATGGTTGGCCATCTGACGCTACCTGTCACTCATACTTTTATGATGAACAACTCAAAGGTCATCGTGCAGACGCTGCATTTTATCGAATTCGGGAGCTTCAACGAAACGATGAGTTGGATTGGCTCGGTTCATGCCATCATCGAGGAGGTCTGCGATGGGTTGGGCTGTGGTAATGACGAGACCGGAGACGAGACTGAGACACGCTGA
- a CDS encoding DMT family transporter, whose amino-acid sequence MRLIILTVVVMLAFAGNSILNRLAVGSGEIDAMGFAQIRLAAGMVTLLALCRWRQQDLSQPVRASLVGGGSLALYMIGFSLAYRNLDAGLGALILFGVVQITMFGWGALRGSVVAPGQVLGALLAFAGLTYVLWPTGSVQVPLIGAACMVAAGLGWAIYSLLGRQVQSPLAATTMNFMWATVMVLPLTWVLSEPVAISMSGAGLAIVSGAVTSGLGYALWYRVLPQLQPAVAATVQLSVPVIAILAGVIGLGESLSLQLLIGTLAVLGGIALVITLSPRKAR is encoded by the coding sequence ATGCGGCTGATTATTTTGACTGTGGTGGTCATGCTGGCGTTTGCTGGCAATTCAATACTGAACCGATTGGCCGTTGGATCAGGTGAAATCGATGCGATGGGCTTTGCGCAGATCCGGCTGGCTGCCGGGATGGTCACGTTGTTGGCACTGTGTCGATGGCGCCAGCAAGACCTTTCTCAACCTGTCCGGGCTAGTCTGGTCGGTGGCGGTTCATTGGCGCTGTATATGATCGGGTTTTCGTTGGCGTATCGTAATCTGGACGCCGGGTTAGGTGCTTTGATCCTGTTTGGCGTTGTGCAGATTACCATGTTCGGCTGGGGTGCGCTGCGTGGGTCTGTGGTGGCGCCGGGACAGGTTCTGGGGGCTTTGCTGGCCTTTGCGGGGCTGACCTATGTACTTTGGCCCACTGGGTCAGTTCAGGTGCCTTTGATCGGAGCGGCCTGCATGGTCGCCGCAGGTCTGGGCTGGGCGATATACAGTTTGCTGGGGCGACAGGTGCAATCGCCCTTGGCAGCAACGACAATGAACTTCATGTGGGCGACGGTCATGGTGTTGCCACTGACCTGGGTGCTGTCCGAACCAGTTGCGATATCAATGTCAGGGGCAGGGCTGGCGATTGTATCCGGGGCTGTAACCTCAGGGTTGGGATATGCCTTGTGGTACCGGGTATTGCCGCAACTGCAACCGGCTGTCGCGGCTACGGTTCAGTTGAGCGTTCCGGTGATTGCCATACTGGCCGGGGTGATCGGCCTGGGAGAGAGCCTGTCGCTGCAACTGCTCATCGGGACGCTGGCCGTGCTGGGCGGGATCGCGCTGGTCATCACCTTGTCGCCAAGGAAAGCGCGCTGA
- the lepB gene encoding signal peptidase I: MKKPIHLIGQSLLIAVIALGLSRAFWAPYWIPFGSMKPTLLVGDFIIVSLINEADSLQRGDVVIFRHPTNNMEFIKRLIGLPGDTVQVQNGHLHINGTAVGIENAGEFEEPMIRQRPLSHFPRCANGSVGRGAVCLKSQFIETLPDGSQHRILDITNQRVDHTGLFRVPENHYFVMGDNRDNSTDSRIPQPAGGIGFVPKANLVGRVDLVLFSSAGSSLAQFWTWRKDRFFMWVD, encoded by the coding sequence ATCAAAAAACCTATCCATCTCATTGGTCAATCTCTGCTTATCGCCGTTATTGCGCTTGGACTAAGCCGCGCTTTCTGGGCCCCTTATTGGATTCCGTTTGGAAGCATGAAGCCAACGTTGCTCGTTGGCGATTTTATCATAGTCTCATTGATCAACGAGGCCGATTCACTACAACGTGGCGATGTGGTCATTTTCCGGCACCCCACCAATAACATGGAGTTCATAAAGCGCCTGATCGGCTTGCCCGGAGATACCGTCCAAGTGCAAAATGGTCACTTGCATATCAACGGCACTGCTGTTGGAATAGAAAATGCCGGAGAATTTGAAGAACCCATGATCCGTCAAAGGCCATTGTCCCACTTTCCCCGCTGCGCAAATGGCTCAGTAGGTCGTGGCGCGGTCTGCCTTAAGTCTCAGTTCATTGAAACCCTGCCGGACGGGTCACAGCACCGAATCTTAGATATCACCAATCAAAGGGTCGACCATACAGGTCTCTTCCGCGTCCCCGAAAACCACTATTTTGTCATGGGGGACAACCGTGACAATTCCACTGATAGCCGCATTCCGCAACCGGCTGGTGGGATCGGGTTTGTGCCCAAAGCAAACTTAGTTGGGCGTGTGGATCTGGTCTTGTTTTCGTCAGCTGGGAGCTCGTTGGCTCAGTTCTGGACCTGGCGAAAAGATCGCTTTTTCATGTGGGTGGACTAA
- the groL gene encoding chaperonin GroEL (60 kDa chaperone family; promotes refolding of misfolded polypeptides especially under stressful conditions; forms two stacked rings of heptamers to form a barrel-shaped 14mer; ends can be capped by GroES; misfolded proteins enter the barrel where they are refolded when GroES binds), producing the protein MAAKDVKFDTDARNRMLAGVNILADAVKVTLGPKGRNVVLDKSFGAPRITKDGVSVAKEIELEDKFENMGAQMVKEVASRTNDEAGDGTTTATVLAQAIVREGLKQVAAGLNPMDLKRGIDLATAKVVEGIVASAREVKDSAEVAQVGTISANGEAAIGQQIADAMQKVGNEGVITVEENKGLETETDVVEGMQFDRGYLSPYFVTNADKMIADLEDCMILLHEKKLSSLQAMVPLLEQVIQSQKPLLIIAEDVEGEALATLVVNKLRGGLKIAAVKAPGFGDRRKAMLQDLAILTGGQVISEDLGMKLESVTMDMLGTAKKIEITKDETTIVDGAGEKAEIEARVAQIRTQIEETSSDYDKEKLQERVAKLAGGVAVIRVGGMTEVEVKERKDRVDDALNATRAAVQEGVIVGGGVALIQAGKALTDLEGANADQNAGIVIVRKAIEAPLRQIAENAGVDGAVVAGKIRESSDGAFGFNAQTEEYGDMFAFGVIDPAKVVRTALEDAASIAGLLITTEAMIADKPSKDGGAAGGGMPDMGGMGGMGGMM; encoded by the coding sequence ATGGCTGCTAAGGACGTCAAATTCGACACCGATGCCCGCAACCGTATGCTGGCCGGCGTTAACATTCTGGCTGACGCTGTCAAAGTAACCCTGGGCCCCAAAGGCCGTAACGTGGTTCTGGACAAATCCTTTGGCGCACCGCGCATCACCAAAGATGGTGTATCCGTTGCCAAAGAAATCGAACTGGAAGACAAGTTCGAAAACATGGGCGCTCAGATGGTCAAGGAAGTCGCTTCCCGGACCAATGACGAAGCTGGCGACGGCACAACAACTGCGACCGTTCTGGCCCAGGCGATCGTTCGCGAAGGTCTGAAGCAGGTTGCTGCTGGCCTGAACCCAATGGACCTGAAGCGCGGCATCGATCTGGCAACTGCTAAAGTTGTTGAAGGCATCGTTGCGTCGGCTCGCGAAGTCAAAGACTCGGCTGAAGTTGCGCAAGTGGGTACAATTTCTGCCAACGGCGAAGCTGCCATTGGTCAGCAGATTGCTGACGCGATGCAGAAAGTCGGCAACGAAGGTGTTATCACCGTCGAAGAAAACAAAGGCCTGGAAACAGAGACCGATGTTGTTGAAGGCATGCAGTTCGACCGCGGCTACCTGTCGCCTTACTTCGTGACCAACGCTGACAAGATGATTGCAGACCTCGAAGACTGCATGATCCTGCTGCACGAAAAGAAACTGTCGTCGCTGCAGGCCATGGTGCCTCTGCTCGAGCAGGTGATCCAGTCGCAGAAGCCTTTGCTGATCATTGCTGAAGATGTTGAAGGCGAAGCCCTGGCAACTCTGGTTGTCAACAAACTGCGCGGCGGCCTGAAAATTGCTGCTGTCAAAGCACCTGGTTTCGGCGATCGCCGCAAAGCCATGCTGCAGGACCTGGCAATTCTGACCGGTGGTCAGGTGATCTCTGAAGATCTGGGCATGAAGCTTGAGTCCGTTACTATGGACATGCTGGGGACAGCCAAGAAAATCGAAATCACCAAAGACGAGACCACTATCGTTGACGGTGCTGGCGAGAAGGCCGAGATCGAAGCACGTGTTGCTCAGATCCGCACTCAGATCGAAGAAACATCTTCGGACTACGACAAAGAGAAGCTGCAAGAGCGCGTTGCCAAACTGGCCGGCGGTGTTGCTGTTATCCGCGTTGGCGGCATGACCGAAGTTGAAGTCAAAGAGCGCAAAGACCGCGTAGACGATGCTCTGAACGCGACACGTGCCGCTGTTCAGGAAGGCGTCATCGTTGGTGGTGGTGTTGCTCTGATCCAGGCTGGTAAAGCCCTGACTGATCTGGAAGGTGCAAACGCCGACCAGAACGCTGGTATTGTCATCGTGCGTAAAGCCATCGAAGCACCTCTGCGTCAGATCGCTGAGAACGCTGGTGTTGACGGTGCGGTTGTTGCTGGCAAAATCCGCGAAAGCAGCGACGGCGCCTTTGGTTTCAACGCTCAGACCGAAGAATATGGTGACATGTTCGCGTTTGGTGTTATTGACCCTGCCAAAGTTGTGCGTACTGCGCTGGAAGACGCAGCTTCGATTGCTGGTCTGCTGATCACCACCGAAGCTATGATCGCTGACAAACCGTCGAAAGACGGCGGTGCAGCCGGTGGCGGCATGCCTGACATGGGCGGCATGGGCGGCATGGGCGGCATGATGTAA
- the groES gene encoding co-chaperone GroES has translation MALKPLHDRVLVRRTESEEKTAGGLIIPESAKEKPSEGQVVAIGEGARKDSGELIDMSVKAGDTILFGKWSGTEVTVDGEELLMMKESDIMGIIE, from the coding sequence ATGGCATTGAAACCACTTCACGACCGCGTGCTGGTTCGTCGCACTGAAAGCGAAGAAAAAACTGCTGGTGGATTGATCATTCCTGAATCCGCCAAAGAAAAGCCAAGCGAAGGCCAAGTCGTCGCCATCGGCGAAGGCGCTCGCAAAGACAGCGGTGAGCTGATCGATATGTCGGTAAAAGCAGGCGATACTATCCTGTTCGGCAAATGGTCCGGCACCGAAGTCACTGTCGACGGCGAAGAGCTGCTGATGATGAAAGAAAGCGACATCATGGGCATCATCGAGTAA
- a CDS encoding DUF2161 domain-containing phosphodiesterase translates to MDREDQLYPPIKALLERQGYTVKGEVGAADVVARRGDDPVVVVELKLRFSLSLFHQAITRLAVSDLVYIAVPKPKGKQARRMLKDNLALCRRLGLGLITVLPDGRAEVQCDPGPYAPRKSKKKQTRLLREFDRLQGDPNAGGATRHGIVTGYRQDALRCAAYLADNSPARGRDVAKATGVAGATGLMRDNHYGWFEKVSTGVYALSPEGSKGLKHWAYSWDLTNV, encoded by the coding sequence ATGGACCGTGAAGATCAACTCTATCCACCAATCAAGGCACTGCTGGAACGTCAGGGCTATACCGTCAAGGGCGAGGTCGGGGCGGCTGATGTGGTGGCACGTCGTGGTGATGACCCTGTGGTGGTGGTCGAACTGAAGCTGCGGTTTTCATTATCGCTGTTCCATCAGGCGATCACCCGGCTCGCAGTGTCGGATTTGGTTTACATCGCAGTGCCCAAACCCAAGGGGAAGCAGGCGCGGCGGATGTTAAAGGACAATCTGGCGCTGTGTCGCCGTTTGGGCCTGGGGTTGATCACCGTGCTGCCTGATGGCCGCGCCGAAGTTCAATGTGATCCCGGCCCCTATGCACCGCGCAAATCCAAGAAGAAACAGACCCGCCTGCTGCGTGAGTTTGACAGGTTGCAGGGGGATCCCAATGCCGGCGGTGCAACGCGGCATGGAATTGTGACCGGGTATCGCCAAGACGCCCTGCGCTGTGCCGCTTACCTAGCCGACAACAGCCCGGCCCGCGGACGGGATGTTGCTAAGGCCACCGGGGTTGCTGGGGCCACAGGATTAATGCGTGATAACCATTATGGCTGGTTTGAGAAGGTCTCAACCGGCGTTTATGCGCTATCTCCGGAAGGCTCAAAGGGCTTAAAACACTGGGCCTACAGCTGGGATCTGACAAACGTATGA
- a CDS encoding TraB/GumN family protein, with product MRRSLSPEARAQLAQQAAAIPYSQGNHWIASRNGQRIHIIGTQHFGDSRMHSVMRNMRPLIKAADVVFLEQTTVAMEAYSKNGTRKARDYLLPKGTTLPNLMSSEDWAALRMMAPLLDIPADIAPHLQPWVYTMHFGGSRCNVRGFTSRRGLDARIERYAIRNKIPVGGLENPGDGVKAFSRRPLRDQVKYLKFTMRGSAENDDHLITLRESYFDGRLAEGRLLSRQLRFSNQGVSRREAARLINQLDRTLLDGRNKAWMPVILGRKEPVVFIAVGAAHLPGKNGLPALLARRGYDLQRAEF from the coding sequence TTGCGCAGAAGCCTGAGCCCCGAAGCACGTGCGCAATTGGCGCAACAGGCTGCAGCGATCCCATACAGCCAAGGCAACCACTGGATCGCCTCGCGCAATGGGCAACGCATTCACATCATCGGAACACAGCATTTCGGCGATTCCCGCATGCATTCCGTCATGCGCAACATGCGGCCACTGATCAAAGCAGCTGACGTGGTCTTCCTAGAGCAAACCACGGTGGCCATGGAAGCCTATTCTAAAAACGGAACAAGGAAGGCGCGGGACTACCTGCTGCCCAAGGGAACAACATTACCAAATCTGATGTCGAGCGAAGACTGGGCCGCTCTCCGCATGATGGCACCGCTTCTGGACATTCCGGCGGATATAGCCCCGCATTTGCAACCCTGGGTCTATACGATGCACTTTGGCGGATCGCGCTGCAACGTCCGTGGCTTTACATCACGGCGTGGGTTGGACGCCCGAATCGAACGGTATGCCATACGCAACAAAATTCCGGTTGGTGGATTGGAAAACCCCGGGGACGGCGTCAAAGCATTCTCACGGCGACCGCTACGCGATCAGGTGAAATACCTGAAGTTCACCATGCGCGGCAGTGCCGAAAATGATGACCATCTGATCACCCTTCGTGAATCCTATTTCGACGGCAGGTTGGCCGAGGGCCGACTGCTGTCACGCCAACTCCGTTTCAGCAATCAAGGGGTATCACGGCGTGAAGCCGCCCGTTTGATCAATCAGCTGGACCGGACCTTATTGGACGGGCGCAACAAGGCCTGGATGCCTGTTATTCTGGGTCGCAAAGAGCCAGTGGTCTTCATCGCCGTTGGGGCAGCCCATCTGCCCGGCAAAAACGGTCTACCGGCCTTGCTGGCACGCAGAGGTTACGATTTGCAACGCGCCGAATTCTAA
- a CDS encoding manganese-dependent inorganic pyrophosphatase, whose translation MTLQIFGHKSPDTDSTGSPLIWAWYMNEIKGVAAEAKLLGEPNTEALFMLDRWNLDKPEIIADVADDQPVIIVDTNNPAELPANINGADVQAIIDHHKLVGGLETKGPIDITIRPLACTATIMLDLIGKDATKMPKEIMAAALTCILSDTLEFRSPTTTDHDRAVAEQLAADLDLDIAEYAAEMFAAKSDVSSFSDAELLRMDSKEYAVDGTKFRVSVLETTAPAVVLDRKASLMDSMKTVAAEDGVEQVLLFVIDILNEEATLLVPNDLVKTVAEKSFGATVEGDTVVLPGVMSRKKQIIPNLKV comes from the coding sequence ATGACCCTCCAGATTTTTGGCCACAAATCCCCGGATACAGATTCCACCGGCTCGCCCCTCATCTGGGCCTGGTACATGAACGAAATCAAAGGCGTCGCCGCCGAGGCAAAACTGCTGGGCGAGCCCAACACCGAAGCGCTGTTCATGCTGGATCGCTGGAATCTGGATAAGCCCGAAATCATCGCGGATGTTGCGGACGACCAGCCGGTGATCATCGTCGACACCAACAATCCAGCCGAGCTGCCCGCAAATATCAACGGCGCCGATGTTCAGGCGATCATCGACCACCACAAGCTGGTTGGCGGATTGGAAACCAAAGGCCCGATCGACATCACCATCCGCCCATTGGCCTGTACAGCCACCATCATGCTGGACCTGATCGGCAAAGACGCCACCAAGATGCCCAAAGAGATCATGGCCGCTGCCCTGACCTGCATCCTGTCCGATACCCTGGAATTCCGCAGCCCCACAACCACCGATCACGACCGGGCGGTTGCCGAGCAACTGGCAGCTGATCTGGACCTCGACATAGCGGAATACGCCGCCGAAATGTTCGCTGCAAAATCCGACGTCTCGTCGTTCTCAGATGCTGAACTGCTGCGGATGGACAGCAAGGAATACGCCGTCGACGGCACCAAGTTCCGCGTCAGCGTGCTGGAAACCACCGCTCCGGCTGTGGTTCTGGACCGCAAGGCCAGCCTGATGGACAGCATGAAAACTGTCGCAGCTGAGGACGGCGTTGAGCAGGTTCTGCTGTTTGTCATCGACATCCTGAACGAAGAGGCCACCCTGCTGGTGCCCAACGATCTGGTCAAAACTGTCGCCGAGAAAAGCTTTGGTGCGACTGTCGAGGGCGACACCGTTGTCCTGCCCGGCGTGATGAGCCGCAAAAAGCAGATCATCCCCAACCTGAAGGTCTGA
- a CDS encoding ankyrin repeat domain-containing protein gives MRNFFLGFIAFMATVSGPAFAASNCETLCQAEFYQTATATIVRQLIDDGADVNATDPDGKTPLHWVARATPEAIQALIAAGADVNAKDNLDRTPFHFVSAMAAPEIVVLFLNAGADVNAKTANYWTPLHGVAKFGSPEVVKILLEAGADASATNEMAETPFDLAATNERVKASPEYQILREASGH, from the coding sequence ATGCGAAATTTCTTTTTGGGTTTCATCGCCTTTATGGCCACGGTCTCCGGCCCAGCCTTTGCGGCATCAAACTGCGAGACCCTGTGTCAGGCTGAATTTTATCAAACAGCAACAGCCACGATAGTTCGGCAATTGATAGACGATGGCGCAGACGTCAATGCCACGGACCCGGATGGAAAAACGCCATTGCACTGGGTTGCACGGGCCACTCCGGAGGCGATCCAAGCTTTGATTGCAGCGGGTGCAGATGTGAATGCCAAGGACAATCTGGACCGCACCCCGTTTCACTTTGTTTCTGCTATGGCAGCGCCCGAAATTGTGGTTTTATTCCTGAACGCCGGTGCGGATGTGAATGCAAAAACTGCAAATTACTGGACGCCGCTGCATGGTGTTGCCAAATTCGGCTCGCCAGAAGTTGTCAAGATCCTGCTTGAGGCCGGCGCGGATGCATCAGCCACAAACGAAATGGCAGAAACCCCGTTTGATCTTGCTGCCACTAATGAGCGCGTAAAAGCGTCTCCTGAATATCAAATTCTTCGAGAGGCAAGTGGGCATTAA